GTGGCTGACCGCCCCGGCCGACGCCCGGGCCGTCACCGCGGCCGCCGCCCTCCTGTACCGCCCGTCCTCTCTGCTCTGGGACGGGGCCCGGGCCTGGGCGCTCCTCGAGGGCCATCCCGCCGACGTTGACGCCGAGACCGCCGCCCTCGGCCCGGAGTGGGAGCAATGCCCGGGCCCGCCCGCCCTGCCTTCCGGCTCGCGCCTCTCCGTCGACCCGTCCGGGCTGGTGACGTGGGCGGCCGCCCGGCCCCCCGGCTCCTTCGTGGCCGAGATGGGAGTGGGCGTGGTGCACCTCTCCGCCGCCCCCGACCCCGCCGACCGGCCGCCGGGCGGCACGGCGCCCGGTCCGGTCCTCGACCTCAACCGGAGGTTGAAGGCCGCCTTCGACCCCGACAACCGCCTCAACCCCGGGCGGAGCCCGGTCCCGTGATCCTCGGCGTCGACGACGACGAGCTGGCCCTGTGCGTCTCTTGCGGCCTGTGCCTCCCGCACTGCCCGACCTACCGGGTGACGGGGGACGAGTCGGCCTCGCCCCGGGGCCGGATCGCCGCCATGCGCGCCGTCCAGGCCGGCGCCCCGGCCTCCGCCGAGTTCGTCTCGTACATGGACCTGTGCGTGCAGTGCCGGGGCTGCGAGGTGGCGTGCCCGTCGTCGGTCCCGTTCGGGCGGCTGATGGAGGACACCCGCCACACCCTGGCCACGCAGGCGGGCTACCAGCCGTGGTGGCGCCGCCTCGGCTTCCGGGCCCTCGGCCATCACCGCCTGCTGATCGGGGCCACCTTCCTGCTGGCGCTGGCCCAGCGGGTCGGCCTGGTGCCCCGCCGCCTCGGCCTGCCCCCGCTGCCGTTGCGGCGGCGTCCGCTCCCGGACACCGGAGCCGACGTGTGGCTGTTCACCGGGTGCGTCATGG
Above is a window of Acidimicrobiales bacterium DNA encoding:
- a CDS encoding (Fe-S)-binding protein, whose protein sequence is MILGVDDDELALCVSCGLCLPHCPTYRVTGDESASPRGRIAAMRAVQAGAPASAEFVSYMDLCVQCRGCEVACPSSVPFGRLMEDTRHTLATQAGYQPWWRRLGFRALGHHRLLIGATFLLALAQRVGLVPRRLGLPPLPLRRRPLPDTGADVWLFTGCVMDAWMRPVHAAVVRVMTASGAGVRVTPPGAGCCGALAAHAGLVDLARRQ